In Ketobacter sp. MCCC 1A13808, the sequence TGTGAGGTCCCTTTGGGATTGAGTTTAGTATGGTGCCTAATCTCAGATTCGCACTAGGACCAAACCATTAAATGGAACGGTTGAGGCCCCTTCACGAACAGAGCGATGAAGAGTTGACCACTTAGACGACGAAAAGTTTTGTCCCGCGGCCATTTACCCTCTTATAACAAAGCACAGACAATAAAAAACCCCCTGCCCGAGAGCAGAGGGTTGGAATGACGAAACGATGAAGGTTTTATCGGCCGACAATACCGCGCGCGATCACTTCTTTCATGATTTCTGATGACCCGGCGTAGATCGTCTGAATTCGGGCGTCTACGTAAAAACGTGAAATCGGATATTCCATGGTATAACCATAGCCTCCGAACAATTGCAGACACTCATTCACTGCACGTAATTGCATTTCCGTCGTCGCCAATTTCAAAAGCGCGGCATCCGCCACTTCCAGCTTACCGTGACGAAACAGCTCAATATCCTTTTCCAACAGGGCTTTACACAGCTCGATCTCCGTCTTCACTTCTGCCAGCTTGAAACGAGTGTTTTGGAATTTGCTAATGGATTGACCAAACGCCTGACGCTCCTGAGTGTAGGCCGCCGCTAAATCCATCGCACCCACGGCAGAGGCGACAGCCTGTGTGGCACAACCCAGACGCTCGCGGGGTAGTTCTTCCATCATATACACAAAGCCTTTACCCTCTTCACCCAACAAGGCATCAGCCGGAATGCGCATATCACTAAAGAACAACTCCGCCGTATCACTGGAATGCTGCCCGATCTTCTCGATCTTTTTACCGGTGGAATAACCGGGCAAAGCGGTGTCGACCAAAAACAGAGAAATACCTTTTGCGCCGGCTTTGGGGTCCGTTTTGGCGCAGACGATGACCAAATCAGCGTGGATACCGTTGGTTATAAAAACCTTAGAACCATTCAAAATGTAATGATCACCCTCTTTGACCGCTGTAGTGCGCAGCGCTGCCAGGTCGCTGCCGGCATTGGGCTCAGTCATACCGATTGCGGCAACCGCTTCACCGGTGATCATTTTGGGCAGCCACTTGGCTTTCTGTTCCTCGGTACCGATATTGTTGATATAGGGCGCAACAATATTGGCGTGAATGTTATAACCGGTACCTAAGCCACCGTAGCCCAAGCGAGACATTTCCCACTGGATTAGTTGCACGACATCAAAGCTGGCTCCGGCGGAGCCGTATTCTTCCGGCATATCCACACAAAGCAGGCCCGCTTGCCCCATGGTGTTCCACACTTCACGAGGCATGATGTGGTTTTTTTCCCACTCTTCGAAATGGGGCTCGATTTCCTGCTGCAGAAAACGCAGCACCATATCGCGAAACAGTTCTAGTTCATCGTTATCAACAGTCATATTAGGCCTCGGAATTGGAGTGGGTGAAGTGCGGAATTCTGACCCATAGCCACAGCTTTAACAATGATGGATCATGTCATTCAGTTAGCATTTTCGGACACAGTCATTGTAATTGCCGGTAAAACCACGCAAAATAGCCCGATTATAGCGCCTCAAATTACCCATTTCGGACATTCAACCGCCATCAGCAAGCTGCAGGAACAACCATACCCAGGCCCCCACGAGCATACGGGAAATCACACCGTATCTACTTATTTTGCCCGAGCTTATCTGCGCAACGGTGAGCGCATGGGGCTGAATAAAACCGAACTGCTGCTATACGCTGCTATTCCCGAGCAATATTTAGACCAGGGCGAAAACCGTCTTGCCCCGTATCAGTTAGCACGACTGCTGCACAAGGTTATGGTCGACGCCGACGATGAATTTATGGGGCTGGCCAGACAACGATGCCGCTTCGGGGTATTTACTCTGCTGGCGGAACATCTGATCACCTGCGACACCCTGGGCCAGGCTTTGGAAGAAAGTCAGCGCTTTTATCGGCTGGTCACCGGGGCGGTTGAATTCCGCTTGCGGCGGGAGCAGCATTTGACCCATTTTAGCCTGACCCTGACGGCACCGGAAAAGGATCCGGATTCGGTATTGATGGAATTACTGATGCTGGTCTGGCACCGCTTTCCTTCCTGGCTAATCGGGGAAGTCATTCCTTTACAGGCGGTGCACCTCACTCTGCCGGTACCCGTTCACAGCCAGGAATACCGGCTCCTTTTTCCCTGCATCAGTCATTTTGGTCAAAAGCACAACGCCTTGGTTTTACCAAGCGAATATCTGGACTACCCCATTCACCGCAATGAAGAAGATCTGAAGCAATATCTGGCCAAGGTTCCGCTTGTGTGGTTTCGCAAGCAGAATTTTGTGGAACTGCAAACACAGCGGGTACTGCAGATTCTTAAGCAATCAGACGATCTGCAACACCTGAGCCTGGAGGCCATTGCCGCCCAGTTGTATATGACCTCGCGCACTCTGCGCCGCAAACTGGTAGCGGAAGGAGCCCAGTTTCAAGGACTGAAAGACAGTGTGCGGCGTGAGCGGGCGATCTATTGGTTAAGTCAGGATGCGACCATTAAAGAGGTCGCATTAAGAACCGGTTATACCGAAACGGCCTCCTTTATCCGCGCCTTTCGTAACTGGACCGGATTTTCACCGGGGCAATATAAAAAAGGACTTTCACCGGGCCACCATTAGTAACCTATCAGAACGGAACAATACCCGTAAATTGTAAGAATTCATAATATCTGGCCCCGCCCACACCGCGTTAACTGGCCATACGGCAACGGCACATTTAGAATGAGGCCAATTACAACACCCTCCAACAAGAAAAGTTCAAAGGAATTAACATGGTTGTTCAACCCCGGGTTAAAGGTTTCATCTGCACTACTGCGCACCCAGTCGGTTGCGAAGCGAACGTCAAATCCCAGATCGAATTCGTTAAATCCCAAGGTGAGATTGAAGGTGCTGCCAAACGCGTATTGGTGATCGGTTCTTCCACCGGCTATGGACTGGCCTCCCGCATTACCGCAGCTTTTGCCGGCGGCGCCAGCACCATCGGGGTGTTTTTTGAGAAAGCGGCCGCGGGCAAACGAACCGCTTCCGCAGGCTGGTATAACGCAGCCGCGTTCCAATCCGCCGCTGATGCAGCCGGCTTGTATTCCAAAAATATCAACGGCGATGCGTTTTCACACGAAATCAAACGCCAGACCATTGACCTGATCAAACAGGATCTGGGTCAAATCGATCTGCTGGTCTATAGCTTGGCCTCTCCCCGCCGCCAGCACCCTGACACCGGCGTGCTACACGCATCCACATTGAAACCTATTGGCAAACCCGTTTCCCAGACCGGCTTGGATACGGATCGTGAAATTATTAAACCGTTTACCCTGGAGCCCGCCAGCCAGGAAGAAATTGATAACACCATCGCCGTGATGGGTGGCAACGACTGGGAATTATGGATCGACGCATTGAGCAACGCCGGCGTGTTAAGTGAATCCTGCAAAACCACGGCGTACACTTACGTAGGCGAACAGGTGACTCGTGATATCTATTGGGACGGCACCATCGGGGCAGCAAAGAAAGATCTGGACCGTGCCGCAGGGGGCATGCGTGACAAGGGCATTGATTCCAGGGTCTCGGTGCTGAAAGCCGTGGTCACACAATCCAGCTCAGCAATTCCGGTCATGCCGCTGTATCTGGCCCTGCTGTTCAAAATAATGAAGGCCAATGGCACCCATGAGGGCTGCATCGGACAAACCTATCGTTTATTCAATGAGTGCCTGTATAACCCATCCCCAAGGCTGGATGACGACGGGCGCTTTCGAGTGGATGAGAAAGAAGTCATTCCTGAAGTGCAAAAACAAATCGAATCAATCTGGCCCCAGGTCACCACCGAGAATCTGAATGAGGTAAGTGACTTCAAAGGGTTCCGCACTGAGTTTATGCAACTTTTCGGCTTTAATGTTGAAGGCGTGGATTATGATGCCGACATTAATGTTGATGTGCCGATCAACCAGCTCCAACCCGCCTGAATGTGGTTTTAAACAACAGACCCAACTGGGCAGGCAACAGGCCGGTTTGCGATCGCAAACCGGCCTGTTGCTATTTAACCGCCACCAACAAGGTCGAACGCTTGGCTTGGTAGTAATTTTTCAAACGATCCAGCAGTGGCCTACTGGTTACCGAACAGTGATAGAGAAAACAGCTACCATAAATCCGGAAGCGCTCTGCCAGTGAATAACGAATTACCCGACGCCGGTATAAATACAAACTCACGTTGCCCCATATGCGCCACCAGTCTACTGGATGCATGCCCTTGCCCCACTTGGTTGTAAGGTCGGTCATCACTAACACTTTCATATTCAGGTTGCGGTATTTGGGCTGCACAAAATTAAATTCCGTTTCCTGAAAACCAATCGACTTGTACAATTCCGCCAAATACTTATCGCTGCTGATCACAATGTGGTTACGACCGAACATCATTGCATTTTTATATATGTGCTCGAATAAACCATGCAGGATATCGGTGTCACGATAACCTTTATCCAGGCACAGCGCCGCCACCTCAAAGCAATGCTGATAAGAGGGTAATTGCGCAAACTGCTCTTGCGGCAACAACACTTCCAGCTCCATAGGTTGCGAACCACCATTACTGAAAATCATGGTTGCTGTACCAATCGCAGTGCCCTGATGGTAGACCACCAGAATCCGGCTGTAACGATCAAAGAAGTAAGACAGGGATTTCAGCGGAGCGTCCGGTTTCACTTTTCTGACCGCGGCATAGTTACGCCGACGCAATAACAATATATCTTCATATTCCTGTTGCGTTTCTACGAACTTGTATTGCACCAATTCTTTAACGTAATAGGATCGAAATCCGGAACGGCGCAAATCTCTTGGGGTTTTTTTCAAATAATGAAAGCAATACTGGCTGATTTCCTGTTCCGTTTTCTCGGTTAGCCGGTTTAACTTTACAAAACAGCGCAATCGGTTGTTTGATGTGAATGTCACATCCGAAACAACCCCTTCGACAATCTGCGATTTTTCCGACAAACCCAGCCGGCACACCAAACGCATCCCGCTTAACAACACGCAGCCTGCGTCAATATTAGTCAGATAAAAACCCTGGGCTGACAGACTTTCAATATCAAAGTAATGATTCTGTTTGTAAAAAAACGGATGTGTAAACTGGCCGCGAATAACATCACTGCCGACCAGTTCTATCGGTGTCAGCACGCCATGACCTTTCGAACAGGCATGATCAATGACAGCAGAAATTTTTAAGCCGTCATCGCAAACTTGCTGATCAATAATAATGCCACTGATACGGTATTGCACTCCGATCAACGGACTTACTTTCAATGTCACTTGATCGGTGAGTTTAACTCTTGCCAGATTTTCTTTCGAAATCAGCATCGCAAAACCCAGGCTCGAAATATCGAGTAGCGTTATTTTTATGTTAAGCGACCCCGATTCTAGTGTCGCCTTTACCCCATGATTTCCATTCAACTGTTGCCGAACAAGACGGCGCCCTTCCCTAGATGAAAACGATACAGGAGTTTCCATGCAGGCATTCACACTTAGCTAATTAAAAGAATAAATTGATTTCCGATGTTCGAATCCTAAAAACAAAAAAGGATTCCCCTCAAACATTCGGAAAGCACAATCTAATGAAAAACCAGACGAAAACCAAACGTTATTTGGTTAATTAATGAAATCAATTTGACGACCTGGTTATACATTCTTCTATCCCGTTCACAGTTGATTCACATTAACGCTTTTTGTATTTCAATTAGAAATAATTGTACGATCGTTTTAGCATACAAAGGCTAAATCGCTGACATTTGTTGTCGTCAAGGGCGTTAAAATCTGACTTTTTTTGACTCTGTATGCGCTTATAACTGCCAATAAACAACCACCATGAAACGAAGAGCAGGAACGTGACGCTCTGGGTGACTACTACCGCAATCGCAGTCAGCAAATCTCCTGCCAGGAACGGTAACAACACCACTGGACGCCTTTGAGTATACACCGCATATTCAGCTGTACACCCAACTAACCTGTTATCCGTTGCATTGCTTCGGCTATCGATCGGAATTCGGTTCACCTTACGCCCGTAGCGATGAATGGCCAGCGCAACAACAGGTCAGCGGTCAAAAGAACCTCAGGGCAAGGCGCCTATAACCGCTACCGTTGCGCGTCCGGCAGACTATCGCCTCTCGCGTGAGGAGGTTAAGCGAGCGGTCCGGGCCGATCGCGCAATTAGGTGAGATCTACTTGATTAGACCGTCCTTTAACATCTGCTGGAAATGTTCAACGAAGGTCTGCTCTAACGGCCGGTAGCTCAGCCCTAAACGCGTCTGGCTGCGGCTATTGTCGAATTTCAACGGATGACCGACATTTTGCTCAACAAAGCGCGGCGTGACACTGGAATCCAACACACTGCCGAACCATTTCACCACAAACTTCGGCAGCTCCATCACCGGAAACCGATAGCCTTTGGGATAATGTTTTTTTAGTATATTTGCGATTTCCAGCATGGTCGGCTCACCATTGGACACAATATGGCGACCTTGTGCATCACTGCGAAAGGCGGCTTCCACGTGCGCCTGGGCCACATCCCGCACATCGACCCATCCTAAACGCATCTTCGGCACGCCCGGCCAAAGCTTACCTGTGCCCATGCTGCGCAAGGTATCAATGCTGGTGGAGCGACTGGTTTTGTTCAACGCAGGGCCACCCACCATGCTCGGGTTAATCGTCACCAGATGCCAGCGATCCTGCGCGTTGTATATATTCCAGGCTTCCTTTTCCGCCAGAAATTTTGAATACGAATAAGGCTGGTGATGTTCACTGCTGCTTTTATTCCAATCCGTCTCGTCAAACCGGTCGCGGGCAATGTCTTTCAGATCAGCATTGTCGCCGAAAACCGCAGCCACACTGCTGGTTAATACCACCCGTTTCACACTGATTGTACGGTTAACTGCTTCCAGAACGTGACGGGTGCCCTCCACCGCCGGACGGATCAACGCTTCGTTGGCGTCTTTAAAGCCACGCACAACGAAGGGCGATGCGGTGTGCATCACCACTTCACAGCCGGCCATCGCTTCGTCGAAGCTAGCCGGGTCCAACAAATCCGCTTTAAATAGTTTCAGGGTGCCGGCTGGAGCCTGCGCCGCGATATCCCGCAACGGCTGTACTGACTTGGCCTTGTCCGGGTCTCTCACCGTGCCATATACAGTGCATCCCTGATCCAACAGTAATTTGATAATCCAATTAGCAATATAACCTGAGGCTCCGGTTACCAGAATGGGTTTGGTTTTATCAATAATCTGTTCCATAGCGGCTCCTTTATCCATCCTGGATGGATTGAGTAAAAATCTTGGGCTTAACTGAACCGCGCCAACATAAGCCATCGGGCTTTAAGATACAATGGTCCCGCAGCCACCTTGGTTGCCTATACTGTTACGCTTGCTCTCTTCCAGGACTTATTGTTGTGCGCCGATCCACCATTCTGATCACTGCTTTATTCAGCTTCTCATTGATCTTTCACGGGTATATCGGGTTTCGTTTGATACCCGATTTAAGTGCAGTTCCCGTTATCACTTTCCTAGCCGCTGCCACCCTGCTCTCGGCGGCGTTGCTGGTACCACTCGCTTTAATCCGAACACAGGCACCGGATAGCAACTTGAACCGAACCCTTGTCTGGAGCGGATTTATCGCCATGGGCTGGGTCTCAACCCTGTTTGTAGCGACACTGCTGCGGGATTTGTTTCTACTGTTGTTGCTCCTGGTAACGTGGGTGGCCAACCCCCTATGGATATCACCACAACTGCCGCTGTGGAGTGCCTGGCTGGTCATTACAGGCAGCGCTCTGGTCACCCTGATCGGACTGGCCAATGTGCTCTCCGGGCCGACGCTGCAGAAAGTGGATGTAGCGATCGAAAACCTGCCCCCGGCGTTACACGGATTCCGTATCGTCCAGATCACCGATATTCATGTGGGCCCGACCATTAAGAAAACGTTTCTACAAAAAGTAGTGCAGATAGTGAATCTTCAGCAAGCCGACGTCGTCGCGATTACCGGCGACCTGGTAGATGGCCGCGTACAACATCTAGGGGACGAGGTAACACCGTTGCAACAACTGAAGTCGGCTTATGGCACTTATTTTGTCACCGGCAACCATGAATATTATTCCAATGCCAACCAGTGGATTGAGCACTTGCGTGCTTTGGGTATTCGCATTTTATTAAATGAGCATGTGGTCCTGGTGAAAGACGATGCCAAACTGGTTCTCGCTGGAATCACCGATTATTCTGCCCACCAATTTGACGAAAACCAGCGCAGCAATCCCCACGCTGCACTGCTCAATGCCCCGCCCGACGCCGGAGCCCGAATACTGCTGGCTCATCAGCCCCGCAGTATTTTTCAGGCACTCGATGCCGGTTATCATTTGCAACTGTCCGGCCACACGCACGGCGGACAATTCTGGCCCTGGAATCTGTTTGTGCCCTTGCAACAACCGTTTACCGCCGGCCTGCACTGGCATCAAAGCATGTGGATTTACACCAGTCGCGGCACCGGCTATTGGGGGCCGCCAAAACGTTTTGCTGCTCCGGCGGAAATAACGCTGATTCGATTGATAGAGAAGTAATATGCCCGCCGCTCCTGCACCTACCTATGCCCAGATTACGGTATTGGCCATCCCCATTATCATCGCTAATAGCGCGACGCCGCTATTGGGGCTGGCGGACACCGCCGTCATCGGCAACCTTGCCGGCACCGCAGAACTGGGCGCGGTCGCATTAGGCTCGCTGCTATTTAATTTTATCTATTGGGGTTTTGGTTTTCTGCGTATGAGCACCACTGGGTTTGTGGCACAGGCCAGTGGACAAAACGATCCGGGAGAAGTTATAGCCGTTACCAGTCGCGCCTTGTTGTTGGCTGTTTTGATCGGTGCCGTACTGCTCATACTACAATGGCCACTGGTCACTCTTGGATTATCCCTTTTGGGTGCCAGCGACGAAGTCGAACAGATAACCCATTCCTATTTCCAAATCCGCATCTGGGGTGCACCTGCGATCCTGAGTCTGTATGTACTGATGGGATACCTGATTGGCCAGGGCTTGAGTCGGCTGCTGTTGATCGTGCAGTTATTTCTTAACGGCATTAACATCGCCCTGGACATTCTGTTTGCGGGCTATTTGCATTGGGGAGCTGAAGGCATCGCCGCCGGCACCGCTATTGCCGAGTGGTTAACCCTGATCGTGGCCTTGACGTTGGTCTACCGCCACTATCGTCTTCACTTCGGTATACCTTTGCAGAACCTGTCACGCAGTTCACTTTGGAATATGAGCAAAATCCGCAGCACCCTGAGCGCCAACTCTAATTTAATGGTGCGCACCCTGTTTCTGCTATTGAGTTTTGCCGTGTTCGCGGACCAGGGTGCGCGCTTCGGCAATACGACCCTGGCCGCCAACCACATCCTATTGCAATTCATTTCGTTCAGCGCTTTTTTTCTGGATGGTTTTGCCTTTGTCACGGAATCTCTGGTAGGAAAGGCAGCCGGTCGTCGCCAACAAACGGCCTTCGATCTTGCCGTGAAACGTTCAACCCTGCTCGCAGCCGTCACGGCCATGGGATTAGCCGCCGGCATTGCCGTTACCGGGCATGCGTTGATAGACCGGCTTACGGATATTGAATCCATACGGACAACCGCAAAAGCCTATCTGCCCTTTGTTGTCGTTTATGTACTGCTGTCGTTTGCTGCATTTCAACTTGACGGTATCTTTATCGGCACTACCAGCACCACGGCGTTACGTAACGCATCGGTCCTGGCCACCCTT encodes:
- a CDS encoding acyl-CoA dehydrogenase family protein, which encodes MTVDNDELELFRDMVLRFLQQEIEPHFEEWEKNHIMPREVWNTMGQAGLLCVDMPEEYGSAGASFDVVQLIQWEMSRLGYGGLGTGYNIHANIVAPYINNIGTEEQKAKWLPKMITGEAVAAIGMTEPNAGSDLAALRTTAVKEGDHYILNGSKVFITNGIHADLVIVCAKTDPKAGAKGISLFLVDTALPGYSTGKKIEKIGQHSSDTAELFFSDMRIPADALLGEEGKGFVYMMEELPRERLGCATQAVASAVGAMDLAAAYTQERQAFGQSISKFQNTRFKLAEVKTEIELCKALLEKDIELFRHGKLEVADAALLKLATTEMQLRAVNECLQLFGGYGYTMEYPISRFYVDARIQTIYAGSSEIMKEVIARGIVGR
- a CDS encoding AraC family transcriptional regulator gives rise to the protein MMDHVIQLAFSDTVIVIAGKTTQNSPIIAPQITHFGHSTAISKLQEQPYPGPHEHTGNHTVSTYFARAYLRNGERMGLNKTELLLYAAIPEQYLDQGENRLAPYQLARLLHKVMVDADDEFMGLARQRCRFGVFTLLAEHLITCDTLGQALEESQRFYRLVTGAVEFRLRREQHLTHFSLTLTAPEKDPDSVLMELLMLVWHRFPSWLIGEVIPLQAVHLTLPVPVHSQEYRLLFPCISHFGQKHNALVLPSEYLDYPIHRNEEDLKQYLAKVPLVWFRKQNFVELQTQRVLQILKQSDDLQHLSLEAIAAQLYMTSRTLRRKLVAEGAQFQGLKDSVRRERAIYWLSQDATIKEVALRTGYTETASFIRAFRNWTGFSPGQYKKGLSPGHH
- the fabV gene encoding enoyl-ACP reductase FabV, whose product is MVVQPRVKGFICTTAHPVGCEANVKSQIEFVKSQGEIEGAAKRVLVIGSSTGYGLASRITAAFAGGASTIGVFFEKAAAGKRTASAGWYNAAAFQSAADAAGLYSKNINGDAFSHEIKRQTIDLIKQDLGQIDLLVYSLASPRRQHPDTGVLHASTLKPIGKPVSQTGLDTDREIIKPFTLEPASQEEIDNTIAVMGGNDWELWIDALSNAGVLSESCKTTAYTYVGEQVTRDIYWDGTIGAAKKDLDRAAGGMRDKGIDSRVSVLKAVVTQSSSAIPVMPLYLALLFKIMKANGTHEGCIGQTYRLFNECLYNPSPRLDDDGRFRVDEKEVIPEVQKQIESIWPQVTTENLNEVSDFKGFRTEFMQLFGFNVEGVDYDADINVDVPINQLQPA
- a CDS encoding N-acyl amino acid synthase FeeM domain-containing protein, which produces MLISKENLARVKLTDQVTLKVSPLIGVQYRISGIIIDQQVCDDGLKISAVIDHACSKGHGVLTPIELVGSDVIRGQFTHPFFYKQNHYFDIESLSAQGFYLTNIDAGCVLLSGMRLVCRLGLSEKSQIVEGVVSDVTFTSNNRLRCFVKLNRLTEKTEQEISQYCFHYLKKTPRDLRRSGFRSYYVKELVQYKFVETQQEYEDILLLRRRNYAAVRKVKPDAPLKSLSYFFDRYSRILVVYHQGTAIGTATMIFSNGGSQPMELEVLLPQEQFAQLPSYQHCFEVAALCLDKGYRDTDILHGLFEHIYKNAMMFGRNHIVISSDKYLAELYKSIGFQETEFNFVQPKYRNLNMKVLVMTDLTTKWGKGMHPVDWWRIWGNVSLYLYRRRVIRYSLAERFRIYGSCFLYHCSVTSRPLLDRLKNYYQAKRSTLLVAVK
- a CDS encoding SDR family oxidoreductase yields the protein MEQIIDKTKPILVTGASGYIANWIIKLLLDQGCTVYGTVRDPDKAKSVQPLRDIAAQAPAGTLKLFKADLLDPASFDEAMAGCEVVMHTASPFVVRGFKDANEALIRPAVEGTRHVLEAVNRTISVKRVVLTSSVAAVFGDNADLKDIARDRFDETDWNKSSSEHHQPYSYSKFLAEKEAWNIYNAQDRWHLVTINPSMVGGPALNKTSRSTSIDTLRSMGTGKLWPGVPKMRLGWVDVRDVAQAHVEAAFRSDAQGRHIVSNGEPTMLEIANILKKHYPKGYRFPVMELPKFVVKWFGSVLDSSVTPRFVEQNVGHPLKFDNSRSQTRLGLSYRPLEQTFVEHFQQMLKDGLIK
- a CDS encoding metallophosphoesterase, yielding MRRSTILITALFSFSLIFHGYIGFRLIPDLSAVPVITFLAAATLLSAALLVPLALIRTQAPDSNLNRTLVWSGFIAMGWVSTLFVATLLRDLFLLLLLLVTWVANPLWISPQLPLWSAWLVITGSALVTLIGLANVLSGPTLQKVDVAIENLPPALHGFRIVQITDIHVGPTIKKTFLQKVVQIVNLQQADVVAITGDLVDGRVQHLGDEVTPLQQLKSAYGTYFVTGNHEYYSNANQWIEHLRALGIRILLNEHVVLVKDDAKLVLAGITDYSAHQFDENQRSNPHAALLNAPPDAGARILLAHQPRSIFQALDAGYHLQLSGHTHGGQFWPWNLFVPLQQPFTAGLHWHQSMWIYTSRGTGYWGPPKRFAAPAEITLIRLIEK
- a CDS encoding MATE family efflux transporter, producing MPAAPAPTYAQITVLAIPIIIANSATPLLGLADTAVIGNLAGTAELGAVALGSLLFNFIYWGFGFLRMSTTGFVAQASGQNDPGEVIAVTSRALLLAVLIGAVLLILQWPLVTLGLSLLGASDEVEQITHSYFQIRIWGAPAILSLYVLMGYLIGQGLSRLLLIVQLFLNGINIALDILFAGYLHWGAEGIAAGTAIAEWLTLIVALTLVYRHYRLHFGIPLQNLSRSSLWNMSKIRSTLSANSNLMVRTLFLLLSFAVFADQGARFGNTTLAANHILLQFISFSAFFLDGFAFVTESLVGKAAGRRQQTAFDLAVKRSTLLAAVTAMGLAAGIAVTGHALIDRLTDIESIRTTAKAYLPFVVVYVLLSFAAFQLDGIFIGTTSTTALRNASVLATLGFLLLSSLLIPPMANQGLWIAFTGFVVLRALFLGCYMPSLRRQLALNDGP